Proteins from one Coturnix japonica isolate 7356 chromosome 5, Coturnix japonica 2.1, whole genome shotgun sequence genomic window:
- the TMEM87A gene encoding transmembrane protein 87A isoform X1, giving the protein MAAVPRCGGWRRPGIVPLRLLALLALAGAAGAGQLSKWRVPVPMGKKFFTFGKILFSNTTIFLRFEGDEKSCDPSQVYNVTWYLRYSDCYNEVFNFGEEQAESYFGTTSEEHPGWSGYYATSSLLFPNCSKLFKPQNFYKEFVHPEPLSPEKQEGMKEKKESGGNHTMVADKTAMNAVIKTWRDGPYIFIVQIGVTALKDSANKPKRVERTTPASNPKEKLFTMTVELKGPYEYLSLADYPLMIFFMVMCIVYVFFGVLWLAWSACYWRDLLRIQFWIGAVIFLGMLEKAVFYAEFQNIRYTGESVQGALILAELLSAVKRSLARTLVIIVSLGYGIVKPRLGVTLHKVVMAGALYLLFSGMEGVLRVTGFFYDTVALIANLALSLIDACIILWIFISLTQTMKLLKLRRNVVKLSLYRHFTNTLILAVAASIVFIIWTTMKFRLVDCQSDWQELWVDDAIWRLLFSMILFVIMILWRPSANNQRFAFSPLSEEEDDDEQKEPMLKESFEGMKMRSTKQEPNGNVKANKAEDDLKWVEENVPSSVTDVALPALLDSDEERMITHFERSKME; this is encoded by the exons ATGGCGGCGGTGCCGCGGTGCGGGGGGTGGCGGCGGCCGGGGATCGTCCCGCTGCGGCTGTTGGCGTTGCTGGCGCTGGCGGGCGCGGCGGGTGCCGGGCAGCTCTCCAAATGGCGGGTCCCGGTGCCCATG GGGAAGAAGTTCTTTACCTTTGGGAAGATTCTGTTCAGCAACACCACCATTTTCCTAAGAT TTGAAGGTGATGAGAAGTCTTGTGATCCCTCCCAAGTTTACAATGTTACATGGTACTTAAGATATTCTGATTGCTACAATGAAGTCTTCAACTTTGGG GAAGAACAGGCAGAAAGTTATTTTGGGACTACATCTGAAGAGCATCCGGGTTGGTCAGGATACTACGCCAcatcttctcttctctttccaaatTGCTCCAAACTCTTCAAGCCCCAG AATTTCTATAAAGAATTTGTTCATCCAGAGCCTCTCTCACCTGAGAAACAAGAG ggcatgaaagagaagaaagagagtgGAGGAAATCACACGATGGTGGCAGATAAAACT gcaATGAATGCTGTTATTAAAACATGGAGAGATGGGCCGTATATATTTATTGTGCAAATTGGAGTTACAGCTCTGAAAGATTCTGCTAACAAACCTAAAAGAGTGGAGAGAACAACACCTGCCTCAAACCCTAAAGAAAAGCTCTTTACAA TGACAGTAGAACTCAAGGGGCCATATGAATATCTATCACTTGCAGACTATCCTCTGATGATT TTTTTCATGGTGATGTGTATCGTGTACGTGTTCTTTGGAGTTCTGTGGCTTGCATGGTCAGCCTGTTACTGGAGGGATCTCCTGAGGATCCAGTTCTGGATCGGTGCTGTTATATTCCTGGGGATGCTTGAGAAAGCAGTTTTCTACGCAGAGTTCCAGAACATCCGCTATACAGGGGAATCTG TTCAAGGAGCGCTAATACTGGCagaactgctttctgctgtgaaacGTTCACTGGCTCGAACTCTGGTCATCATAGTCAGCCTGGGATATGGAATAGTCAA gCCTCGTCTTGGGGTTACTCTTCACAAAGTAGTGATGGCTGGAGCCCTTTATCTATTATTTTCTGGCATGGAAGGTGTTCTTAGAGTCACAGGG tttttctatgACACTGTGGCTCTGATAGCAAACTTGGCCCTGTCCTTGATTGATGCCTGTATTATTTTGTGG ATATTCATCAGCTTGACTCAAACAATGAAACTGCTAAAACTTCGAAGGAATGTTGTGAAACTCTCTTTGTATCGGCACTTCACCAACACACTCATCTTGGCAGTAGCAG CATCCATTGTATTTATTATCTGGACAACCATGAAGTTCAGGCTGGTGGACTGTCAGTCG GACTGGCAGGAGCTATGGGTGGATGATGCTATCTGGCGCTTACTGTTCTCAATGATCCTTTTTGTCATAATGATTCTGTGGAGACCTTCTGCTAACAACCAAAG GTTTGCTTTCTCACCACTGTCTGAAGAGGAGGATGATGATGAGCAAAAAGAGCCAATGTTAAAGGAAAGCTTTG AGggaatgaaaatgagaagtacAAAACAAGAACCAAATGGGaatgtaaaagcaaacaaagct GAGGATGACCTGAAGTGGGTAGAAGAGAATGTTCCTTCTTCTGTGACTGATGT tgcCCTTCCAGCTCTTCTGGATTCAGATGAG GAAAGAATGATTACACACTTTGAAAGGTCCAAAATGGAATGA
- the TMEM87A gene encoding transmembrane protein 87A isoform X2, translating to MAAVPRCGGWRRPGIVPLRLLALLALAGAAGAGQLSKWRVPVPMGKKFFTFGKILFSNTTIFLRFEGDEKSCDPSQVYNVTWYLRYSDCYNEVFNFGEEQAESYFGTTSEEHPGWSGYYATSSLLFPNCSKLFKPQNFYKEFVHPEPLSPEKQEGMKEKKESGGNHTMVADKTAMNAVIKTWRDGPYIFIVQIGVTALKDSANKPKRVERTTPASNPKEKLFTMTVELKGPYEYLSLADYPLMIFFMVMCIVYVFFGVLWLAWSACYWRDLLRIQFWIGAVIFLGMLEKAVFYAEFQNIRYTGESVQGALILAELLSAVKRSLARTLVIIVSLGYGIVKPRLGVTLHKVVMAGALYLLFSGMEGVLRVTGAQNDLASLAFIPLAFLDTALCWWIFISLTQTMKLLKLRRNVVKLSLYRHFTNTLILAVAASIVFIIWTTMKFRLVDCQSDWQELWVDDAIWRLLFSMILFVIMILWRPSANNQRFAFSPLSEEEDDDEQKEPMLKESFEGMKMRSTKQEPNGNVKANKAEDDLKWVEENVPSSVTDVALPALLDSDEERMITHFERSKME from the exons ATGGCGGCGGTGCCGCGGTGCGGGGGGTGGCGGCGGCCGGGGATCGTCCCGCTGCGGCTGTTGGCGTTGCTGGCGCTGGCGGGCGCGGCGGGTGCCGGGCAGCTCTCCAAATGGCGGGTCCCGGTGCCCATG GGGAAGAAGTTCTTTACCTTTGGGAAGATTCTGTTCAGCAACACCACCATTTTCCTAAGAT TTGAAGGTGATGAGAAGTCTTGTGATCCCTCCCAAGTTTACAATGTTACATGGTACTTAAGATATTCTGATTGCTACAATGAAGTCTTCAACTTTGGG GAAGAACAGGCAGAAAGTTATTTTGGGACTACATCTGAAGAGCATCCGGGTTGGTCAGGATACTACGCCAcatcttctcttctctttccaaatTGCTCCAAACTCTTCAAGCCCCAG AATTTCTATAAAGAATTTGTTCATCCAGAGCCTCTCTCACCTGAGAAACAAGAG ggcatgaaagagaagaaagagagtgGAGGAAATCACACGATGGTGGCAGATAAAACT gcaATGAATGCTGTTATTAAAACATGGAGAGATGGGCCGTATATATTTATTGTGCAAATTGGAGTTACAGCTCTGAAAGATTCTGCTAACAAACCTAAAAGAGTGGAGAGAACAACACCTGCCTCAAACCCTAAAGAAAAGCTCTTTACAA TGACAGTAGAACTCAAGGGGCCATATGAATATCTATCACTTGCAGACTATCCTCTGATGATT TTTTTCATGGTGATGTGTATCGTGTACGTGTTCTTTGGAGTTCTGTGGCTTGCATGGTCAGCCTGTTACTGGAGGGATCTCCTGAGGATCCAGTTCTGGATCGGTGCTGTTATATTCCTGGGGATGCTTGAGAAAGCAGTTTTCTACGCAGAGTTCCAGAACATCCGCTATACAGGGGAATCTG TTCAAGGAGCGCTAATACTGGCagaactgctttctgctgtgaaacGTTCACTGGCTCGAACTCTGGTCATCATAGTCAGCCTGGGATATGGAATAGTCAA gCCTCGTCTTGGGGTTACTCTTCACAAAGTAGTGATGGCTGGAGCCCTTTATCTATTATTTTCTGGCATGGAAGGTGTTCTTAGAGTCACAGGG GCCCAGAATGATCTTGCCTCCTTGGCTTTTATTCCCCTGGCTTTCCTAGATactgccctgtgctggtgg ATATTCATCAGCTTGACTCAAACAATGAAACTGCTAAAACTTCGAAGGAATGTTGTGAAACTCTCTTTGTATCGGCACTTCACCAACACACTCATCTTGGCAGTAGCAG CATCCATTGTATTTATTATCTGGACAACCATGAAGTTCAGGCTGGTGGACTGTCAGTCG GACTGGCAGGAGCTATGGGTGGATGATGCTATCTGGCGCTTACTGTTCTCAATGATCCTTTTTGTCATAATGATTCTGTGGAGACCTTCTGCTAACAACCAAAG GTTTGCTTTCTCACCACTGTCTGAAGAGGAGGATGATGATGAGCAAAAAGAGCCAATGTTAAAGGAAAGCTTTG AGggaatgaaaatgagaagtacAAAACAAGAACCAAATGGGaatgtaaaagcaaacaaagct GAGGATGACCTGAAGTGGGTAGAAGAGAATGTTCCTTCTTCTGTGACTGATGT tgcCCTTCCAGCTCTTCTGGATTCAGATGAG GAAAGAATGATTACACACTTTGAAAGGTCCAAAATGGAATGA
- the GANC gene encoding neutral alpha-glucosidase C isoform X2 produces the protein MEAAAQGEASIQDEAVDKSNFKECSQIAFYRRQKLLHPGKSLYRALLDTVTLSDKNVKFHIIHEENKVLLQVEIYEIEGNIFRLKINEAAPLRARYEVPDVLIKEPATQKLSMSQKEGGVLVLTSVNEDYKLRVTANPFQAELQFKDETVLSMNSNGLLYFEHLQPPPCDRNPTAENEEAAGDSSKDNQEDLCLWQEKFGSFLDVKAHGPSSVGMDFSLHGFDHLYGIPQHTESLLLKNTSDGDAYRLYNLDIFGHKIHDKTGIYGSVPLLIAHKPDRTLGIFWLNSSETLVDINTKAVAEHIPTESAADISKQRAVPLTDVRWMSESGIIDVFLLMGPTAFDIFKQFAQLTGTQALPPLFSLGYHQCRWNYEDEQDVKTVDAGFDEHDIPYDVIWLDIEHTDGKRYFTWDKKKFQNPKRMQELLRKKKRKLVVIVDPHIKADPMYTLYSQGKEKGYFVKDRNGKDFEGICWPGSSHYLDFTNPEVRKWYADQFAFKTYKGSTNILFVWNDMNEPSVFKGAELTMQKDAVHYNNWEHRELHNLYGFYQQMATAEGLIKRSSGKERPFVLTRSFFAGSQKYGAVWTGDNTAEWGYLKISIPMLLTISMAGISFCGG, from the exons ATGGAGGCGGCCGCGCAGGGGGAAGCCAG CATTCAAGATGAAGCTGTGGACAAAAGCAACTTTAAGGAGTGCAGCCAGATTGCTTTCTACAG ACGTCAGAAACTTCTACATCCTGGAAAATCCTTGTATCGAGCACTGTTGGATACAGTCACATTAAGTGACAAGAATGTCAAATTCCACATTATCCATGAGGAGAATAAG GTTCTTCTACAAGTTGAAATCTATGAAATAGAAGGCAATATTTTTAGGCTTAAAATTAATGAGGCAGCTCCTCTCAGAGCAAGATATGAAGTTCCTGACGTTCTTATAAAGGAACCTGCCACTCAGAA ACTCTCTATGTCCCAGAAGGAGGGAGGTGTTTTGGTGCTGACAAGTGTTAATGAGGACTACAAGCTTCGAGTCACAGCAAACCCTTTCCAGGCTGAGCTACAATTCAAGGATGAGACTGTTCTGAGCATGAATTCCAATGGGTTGTTATATTTTGAACATCTACAACCCCCTCCCTGTGATAG AAACCCTACAGCAGAAAATGAGGAGGCAGCAGGTGATTCCTCTAAG GATAATCAGGAGGATCTATGTCTCTGGCAAGAGAAATTTGGCAGTTTCTTAGATGTCAAAGCTCATG GTCCTAGTTCTGTAGGCATGGACTTCTCTTTACATGGATTTGACCATCTTTATGGAATACCACAACACACAGAATCACTTCTTCTCAAAAACACAAG tGATGGTGATGCGTACCGACTTTATAATTTGGACATCTTTGGCCACAAGATACATGACAAGACAGGTATTTATGGTTCAGTGCCACTTCTCATAGCACACAAGCCTGACAGAACATTGGGGATCTTCTGGCTGAATTCTTCAGAAACACTGGTGGATATTAATACAAAGGCAGTAGCTGAG CACATACCCACCGAATCTGCTGCAGATATTTCTAAGCAGAGGGCAGTGCCTCTAACCGATGTGCGCTGGATGTCAGAAAGTGGAATCAttgatgtttttctgctgatggGACCCACAGCATTTGATATCTTCAAGCAGTTTGCACAACTGACAG GCACTCAAGCACTACCTCCCCTCTTTTCTCTGGGCTACCATCAGTGCCGGTGGAATTATGAAGATGAACAAGATGTCAAGACAGTTGATGCGGGTTTTGATGAACATGACATTCCTTATGACGTGATATGGCTGGACATAGAACATACAGATGGCAAGAGGTATTTCACCTGGGACAAGAAAAAATTCCAGAACCCCAAGAGAATGCAAGAacttctcaggaagaaaaaacgCAAG CTTGTCGTCATTGTAGATCCCCATATTAAAGCTGATCCTATGTATACCCTGTATTcacaggggaaggaaaagggttATTTTGTGAAAGACAGGAATGGAAAAGATTTCGAGGGAATCTGTTGGccag GTTCCTCTCACTATCTGGATTTCACCAATCCTGAAGTGCGAAAATGGTATGCAGATCAATTTGCCTTCAAAACATACAAG GGGTCCACTAATATCCTCTTTGTGTGGAATGACATGAACGAGCCATCAGTTTTCAAAGGGGCAGAGCTAACAATGCAGAAAGATGCTGTGCACTACAACAACTGGGAGCATCGGGAACTGCACAACCTCTATGGATTCTACCAG CAAATGGCAACTGCTGAAGGACTCATCAAACGTTCTTCTGGAAAAGAGAGACCATTTGTTCTCACACGATCTTTCTTTGCTGGATCACAGAAGTATG GGGCAGTGTGGACCGGAGACAACACAGCGGAGTGGGGTTACCTGAAAATCTCCATTCCAATGCTTCTCACCATCAGCATGGCAGGGATTTCATTCTGTGGAG gATAA